In Tubulanus polymorphus chromosome 2, tnTubPoly1.2, whole genome shotgun sequence, a single window of DNA contains:
- the LOC141900264 gene encoding CUB and sushi domain-containing protein 3-like has product MENILRLLLAFWATVVLIKGESGLITSPNFPEPYAAGPIIEREIVIDGDENRLQLTVTKMKLAPEDKVFIYEGTKSDALREDSLREVYEGSAKDVPLVLFMARNKAFIRFERRKGGGLGWRIEYQGFPRCNGEYTSPTGNIINPNFPYKDYANHRHCNWKITLGKGQIIEFRIREFVLDACSKSYARFTNIQGKANNELLICDTPKIGVTFRSINEHASITFQSERNFFTSQRGFWIEYRALGCKEEEIPLKSRIILLNKSAYYEFGYVARFRCEKNYQFPYDIKETTAVCMYNIEKGPHWEGNVPQCEEMKCPALTKIPRGNLRYSGVRINSTVIYSCERGYKLEGYKTRICFSNGTWSGHTPKCIRSGPCSSNPCTGHARCEVIKVTDSKLAFECTCPEHEIYLKTIGCYRFGNKTENGNSEGAPCVLPFVYNGQLRHGCIFEAARRPWCSVTPNFDEDYKWGYCSGHMKVTGGNDPGATCAFPFIFEGKSYSHCLPSADERTWCATVTNYDSVPHWGYCHESVLKS; this is encoded by the exons ATGGAGAACATACTGCGGTTATTACTGGCTTTTTGGGCAACGGTTGTTTTGATCAAAG GTGAAAGCGGTTTGATTACATCTCCTAACTTTCCCGAGCCATATGCAGCGGGTCCGATCATTGAACGGGAAATAGTGATAGATGGCGATGAAAACCGGCTACAACTCACCGTAACCAAAATGAAGCTGGCGCCAGAGGACAAAGTTTTTATATATGAAGGAACCAAGAGCGATGCCCTCCGCGAAGATTCTTTGCGCGAAGTTTATGAAGGAAGTGCGAAAGATGTTCCTCTCGTATTATTCATGGCTAGAAACAAAGCATTTATTCGTTTTGAGAGGAGGAAAGGTGGAGGTTTAGGTTGGCGTATAGAATATCAAG GATTTCCACGATGCAATGGAGAATATACCTCACCAACaggaaatataataaatcctAATTTCCCGTACAAAGACTACGCCAACCACAGACACTGCAACTGGAAAATAACTCTGGGGAAGGGACAGATAATAGAGTTTAGGATTCGGGAGTTTGTTCTCGATGCTTGCTCGAAATCTTACGCTAGATTTACCAATATACAAGGAAAAGCGAATAATGAGTTGTTGATTTGCGATACTCCTAAAATAGGGGTGACATTTAGGAGCATCAACGAACATGCTTCGATTACCTTTCAATCAGAACGCAATTTCTTTACAAGTCAAAGAGGATTCTGGATCGAATATCGAG CTCTCGGATGTAAAGAAGAAGAAATTCCCTTGAAAAGCAGAATAATCCTGCTGAACAAATCGGCCTACTATGAATTTGGTTACGTAGCTCGTTTCCGATGCGAAAAGAACTATCAATTCCCGTATGAtatcaaagaaacgactgctgtatgtatgtataataTCGAAAAAGGACCACATTGGGAAGGAAATGTACCACAATGCGAAG AAATGAAATGTCCAGCACTGACTAAGATTCCTCGCGGTAACCTACGGTACTCAGGCGTCCGTATAAACAGTACGGTCATTTATTCATGTGAACGAGGTTACAAGCTAGAGGGATATAAAACACGGATTTGCTTCTCAAACGGAACATGGTCCGGCCACACTCCCAAATGCATTC GTTCTGGGCCGTGCTCGTCGAACCCTTGCACTGGTCATGCAAGGTGTGAAGTCATAAAAGTAACAGATAGCAAACTTGCATTTGAATGTACATGTCCcgaacatgaaatatatctaaaaacAATTGGCTGCTATCGCTTCG GAAATAAAACTGAGAATGGAAATTCAGAAGGTGCTCCGTGCGTTTTACCGTTTGTGTACAATGGACAATTAAGGCATGGCTGTATATTTGAAGCGGCGAGACGACCTTGGTGTTCCGTTACGCCGAATTTTGACGAAGATTATAAATGGGGATATTGCAGCG GTCATATGAAAGTTACTGGAGGTAACGACCCGGGGGCCACGTGCGCATTCCCTTTCATTTTCGAAGGAAAGAGTTATAGTCATTGTTTACCCTCAGCAGACGAGAGGACCTGGTGCGCTACAGTTACTAATTACGATTCTGTGCCACATTGGGGTTACTGCCACGAAAGTGTTTTGAAATCCTAa
- the LOC141900351 gene encoding small ribosomal subunit protein mS26-like produces the protein MSSLTGKFVCETLNQRLKFKTVLNTSVRWRKPMHLPRAKTKFFVVREVTPEDPEERAQLKKLYDHYRTYMKSIGLHLSEEIAAQEKEQEFGLAAAEDEAEEARLMELNDLWNNKIKTEREVQFAHDIIDFYKDRQKNSTWFNENLIKNVQEKEDEVDLLKEDAGSFITMETLDAEIEKLLDSDPVSYNFALDTDGSVLVDDVNKPYHKLSPENSQNLSIHN, from the exons ATGTCAAGTTTAACGGGAAAATTCGTGTGCGAAACGTTAAATCAACGTCTAAAATTTAAAACAGTGTTAAACACGTCCGTACGGTGGCGTAAACCGATGCACTTGCCGAGAGctaaaactaaatttttcGTCGTTAGAGAAGTTACCCCCGAGGATCCAGAGGAACGAGCACAGTTGAAAAAGTTGTACGATCATTACAGAACGTATATGAAGTCAATCGG GTTACACCTATCTGAAGAAATTGCAGCACAAGAAAAGGAACAAGAATTTGGTTTAGCTGCTGCTGAAGATGAAGCTGAAGAGGCAAGACTGATGGAACTAAATGATTTATGGaacaataagataaaaacagAAAG aGAAGTGCAATTTGCGCATgacattattgatttctataaagaccggcaaaaaaattcaacGTGGTTCAATGAAAACTTAATCAAAAATGTTCAAGAAAAGGAAGATGAAGTCGACCTATTAAAG GAGGATGCTGGTTCTTTCATTACAATGGAGACATTAGACGCTGAAATTGAGAAACTTTTGGACTCAGACCCAGTGTCTTATAATTTTGCCTTGGATACTGATGGCTCTGTACTTGTTGATGACGTCAATAAACCATATCATAAACTGTCaccagaaaattctcaaaATCTATCGATCcataattga
- the LOC141899408 gene encoding uncharacterized protein LOC141899408 — protein sequence MFLTRAIKLKTDTNNSSPLGLTLAWEKPFPVIGQGTFIFNKQTDLPFVISVENTSGNGISLRIDSNNEVAFVKHANGLHEELSRVQKNGCGLENRKIAYWYSYDRDNLVLKYGKGYRMEETTIMTHDFLKDAKTPDEEKQIRKELYPFFNAEEKRFVRIYKKPLLSASGIQKTEPTVEFEKNPFVCNLSPLVLDSSKVNMFLLDDGDYVFSSSLPAACQELFNNVYGCDLNYPEEVESVHLSDAIRYSIETKGCILNNRLKEKAGEFGPNNKETYLRVTLGHSLGRSPGIPYVLEIWPSGHFSPIHNHGNANAVIKVLHGSIHISIYNKQTTDPNEKPLKEFDAHVGDVTWINRNWYQTHKLHNVTDDFCATIQCYKYDSGDTTYWPYFDYVSDNKTIEEFLPNSDFKFREMRKIVLEEYAKRK from the exons ATGTTCCTCACTCGTGCGATTAAGTTAAAAACGGATACGAACAACTCATCTCCGTTAG GACTGACACTTGCTTGGGAGAAGCCATTTCCAGTTATCGGCCAGGGAACTTTCATCTTTAACAAACAAACTGATTTACCATTTGTGATCTCTGTTGAAAATACGTCTGGAAACGGAATTTCCCTCCGAATAGACAGCAACAACGAAGTGGCCTTTGTCAAGCATGCAAATGGATTGCACGAAGAACTTTCCAGGGTCCAGAAAAACGGATGTGGATTAGAAAACCGAAAAATAGCCTACTGGTACAGTTACGACCGTGACAACCTCGTATTAAAGTATGGAAAAGGCTACAGAATGGAAGAAACTACGATCATGACACACGACTTTCTGAAAGACGCGAAAACACCAgatgaagaaaaacaaataagaaaagaaTTGTATCCATTCTTCAATGCCGAAGAGAAGAGATTCGTCAGGATCTATAAAAAACCTTTATTATCAG cGAGTGGTATACAGAAAACTGAGCCAACGgtcgaatttgaaaaaaatccattTGTCTGTAACCTTTCGCCTCTAGTGCTCGACAGTTCAAAGGTGAATATGTTTCTGTTAGACGATGGAGACTACGTTTTCTCATCGAGTCTACCTGCGGCATGCCAGGAACTGTTTAATAATGTCTATGGTTGTGATCTTAATTATCCGGAAGAGGTCGAAAGTGTCCATCTGTCAGACGCAATACGGTACAGTATTGAAACTAAAGGGTGCATTCTCAACAACAGATTGAAAGAAAAGGCTGGGGAATTCGGTCCTAACAATAAAGAAACCTATCTGCGTGTAACCCTCGGACACAGTTTGGGTAGATCCCCCGGTATACCTTACGTCTTAGAAATTTGGCCATCCGGTCATTTTAGCCCGATCCATAACCATGGAAATGCGAACGCGGTTATCAAAGTATTGCACGGTTCAATACATATCAGTATTTACAACAAACAAACGACAGATCCGAATGAAAAACCGCTGAAAGAATTCGATGCGCATGTAGGAGATGTCACTTGGATCAATCGTAACTGGTATCAAACACACAAACTTCACAACGTAACTGATGATTTCTGCGCTACGATTCAATGTTACAAATACGATTCTGGAGATACTACGTATTGGCCGTATTTTGATTATGTCAGCGACAATAAAACCATTGAAGAGTTTCTGCCGAATTCAGATTTCAAATTCAGAGAAATGCGCAAAATTGTTCTCGAAGAATATGCTAAAAGAAAATAG